DNA from Halobaculum sp. XH14:
TTCGCTATCGAAAATAAAGCTATCGTACGGGGAAGCGGCGTCGGGACGGCGCGGGGTTCGGGAGCGCCCCTACCGCATGCGGACGGTATGACCGTCCTCGTCGAGTTCGACCACGGCGTCGAACAGCGACGTGATCGTCTCGACGGTCTGGTCGTCGTGTGCGGTGGGGTCCATGTGGAAGTGTGCGAACGCGCCGACGGCCGCGAACCGACCGGTGAGCACGTGGAGGAACTCGTAGGCGGTCTCCAGTTCGACGTACTGCAACAGCGCTGTGAGCGAGTCGAAGCAGACGACGGTGTCGCCGTCGTCGTCCTCCCAGCCCCGCAGGTACTCCGTGATGCGGATGCCCAGCCCCGTGAGGTCGTTGGGACTCGTGATGGTGTCGGCGCGCGTCTCCAGTCCGCCGTCGGGGCTGCCACCCGAACCGGAGGCGGCCGCGGCCGACCGCGCGGCGTCGTCGACGCTGATGACTCCGACGTTACGCGGCGTCGACTCGGAGCGGGACCGGAACCGCCGAACCTGTTTGTCCGGCGATTTCGTGTACGAGATCCACAGCGCGTTCCCGTCGGCGGTCCGCTCCGGGTCGAGGAGGTCCACACAGCGGTCGCCTTCCTGCTCCGAGAACGACGGGGCGAGGAGCAGCACCGTCGCTGCGTCCCCAAGCTGTGCCCGCACGTCCCGCTCGAGTTCGTGTACAGTCACCTTCGGAACCCCACTATCCTGTCACTCAGGTTGGAGGGGATCGGATAAAGGGCTTTCCCTGCGCTCATCGGATCGGCGTCACCTCGACCACGTCGACGTCGCGGTCCGCGAGCGCGGCCACGCGCTCGCGTGCCTGGGCCGCCGAGTCGGCGACGACGACGGTCTCCTCGTCCGGTCCGTCACCGTGGACGGTGCGGTACGCGCGCGTCCCTGACACCTCGAACTCCGTGGCGAACGTGCGGAGCACGGCGTTCACGCGCCGCTCCGTCTCGGTGAGGTCGGCCTCGCCCTCCTCGAACTCCCTGAGCGCGTTCTCGACGTTCCGGAGGGCCGAGATTCGGTCCATCAGACTACACGAAGGTGGTCTTGGTCAGGGGAATAGACTTCACCGGATTCACGGAACTTCTCAATCTCTCTCTCAGCCTTCTCTCGGTCAATTCCGATTTCTTCGGCAGTTTCAAGGACTTCATCCCATGGTGCGCCAACATCATATTCATCCTGCATATCTCTGATAAGCTGCTTGATATTCTTTTTTCGCTCACGTTGATTCTTGCTAGTACCCGTCTCGAC
Protein-coding regions in this window:
- a CDS encoding DUF7504 family protein encodes the protein MTVHELERDVRAQLGDAATVLLLAPSFSEQEGDRCVDLLDPERTADGNALWISYTKSPDKQVRRFRSRSESTPRNVGVISVDDAARSAAAASGSGGSPDGGLETRADTITSPNDLTGLGIRITEYLRGWEDDDGDTVVCFDSLTALLQYVELETAYEFLHVLTGRFAAVGAFAHFHMDPTAHDDQTVETITSLFDAVVELDEDGHTVRMR